Genomic segment of uncultured Desulfobacter sp.:
GAGACCGTCATCTGTTCAGCTGATATGATCGCTGCGTTGTATTCGATAAATTTGTCAAAAATTTCTTTTTGAATGAACTCCGACTTAAGATATTCTTCATGTTTTTCCCGACTTTCCCAGATACAAAAAATATACATAATGGTTTTATCGTCTAAATCCTGGCTGCATTGATATTTTATA
This window contains:
- a CDS encoding antibiotic biosynthesis monooxygenase; amino-acid sequence: MIAIFYKFCVDEKFVDQVISQARKVQKHFTDNVDGCIKYQCSQDLDDKTIMYIFCIWESREKHEEYLKSEFIQKEIFDKFIEYNAAIISAEQMTVSELSEGV